The following coding sequences are from one Natrarchaeobius halalkaliphilus window:
- a CDS encoding vitamin K epoxide reductase family protein, whose product MVGWGASVFLTAVHFRALPLPAGVEPEGSLAVITSAWAYVGPIPLALLGAGYYVTMLVLGGLWLETKRELLERGIFAITLSPIPGV is encoded by the coding sequence GTGGTCGGCTGGGGGGCGAGCGTCTTCCTCACCGCGGTTCACTTTCGGGCGCTGCCGCTTCCGGCCGGCGTCGAACCCGAGGGAAGTCTGGCCGTGATCACCAGCGCGTGGGCCTACGTCGGGCCGATTCCGCTCGCACTGCTCGGTGCCGGCTACTACGTGACGATGCTCGTCCTGGGCGGTCTCTGGCTCGAGACGAAACGCGAACTACTCGAGCGCGGGATCTTCGCGATCACGCTATCACCGATTCCCGGCGTCTGA
- the trxA gene encoding thioredoxin translates to MTTDAHSGSPGQSTDRPVHVEGEDHLEELIADNDVVLVDFFATWCGPCQMLEPVLDGLAGETDALIAKVDVDDHQQLAGAYGVRGVPTLALFAGGEQVEQHTGALPADRLRSLIEGYTE, encoded by the coding sequence ATGACGACTGATGCACACAGCGGATCGCCGGGACAGTCGACCGATAGGCCGGTCCACGTCGAGGGAGAGGATCACCTCGAGGAACTCATAGCGGACAACGATGTCGTCCTCGTGGACTTCTTTGCGACGTGGTGTGGTCCGTGCCAGATGCTCGAGCCCGTCCTCGACGGTCTCGCGGGCGAAACGGACGCCCTCATCGCGAAAGTCGACGTCGACGACCACCAGCAACTCGCGGGGGCCTACGGCGTCCGCGGCGTCCCGACGCTTGCGCTCTTTGCGGGCGGTGAGCAGGTCGAACAGCACACCGGCGCGCTGCCGGCGGACAGGCTCCGGAGTCTCATCGAGGGATACACTGAATGA